AAATTATAAACCCTATTTCTAAATTTAAGAACAAAATTATCTTTTTTTTCGTAACTTTTTAAAAAACCTTCTAGAGTTTCTTTTAAATCCCTTAAAAATTCTGGTTGATAAGCAAGTTTCTCACAAATTTTTTCCAAACCTCTTATTGTGGCGATCAAAATTGCGTCTGCCTGTTTTTTTCTACCAGAAATCATTTTTCGATGAATAGCACAATCGCTATCACAAGTTAAAGCAACTTGTTTTAAAATATTACAACTTGCCTGACTAAGAGATTCCAATTTTAAAGCAATTAATTTACTTTTTTTTAAAAATATTGGAATTGCCTCCGGCGCAACGCCAATTTTCAAAAGTTCTTTTTTCAAATCGCTATCATTTAAAGCCAAAAGACGCATAGGTTTATTATAATTTAATAATCATAAATGTCAATTATATTTATTTTTTTGATTTTTCTCTTTTCTTTTGGTATAATCAATTATGGCCGATAAAAATAAGAAAAAAGTAATTTTATATGCTTTAAGCACTTGTGTTTGGTGTCGAAAAACGAAAAATCTTCTCAGCCAGTTGAAAATTGACTATCAATGCTTTGATGTCGATTTGTTAAAAAGCGAAGAAAAAGAAAAAGTAATTAGTGAAATGAAAAAATATAATCCCCAATTATCTTTTCCTACCTTGGTGATTGACGAAGATTTAGTAATCATTGGTTATGATGAAGAAAAAATAAAAAAAGAATTAACTTAAAATGATTGACCAAAAATTGATTAATTATTGGTATGAAAAACTGAAAAAAGAAGCCGAAGAAAGTGGTTACTTTTTAAATCCTGATGAAGAATTTACAAAAAATTTAATTGAAGGATTACTTATTAATCAAGAGAGATACGGCTATTTTGCTTGTCCTTGTCGATTGGCAAGTGGTGATAAAGAAAAAGATTTGGATATTATCTGCCCCTGTGATTATCGGGATCAAGATATAAATGAATACGGCAACTGCTACTGTGGGTTATACGTTTCCTATGATATCTATACCGGAAAGAAACAGGTAAAAACAATTCCTGAAAGAAGAGGAAAAAGAAAGGAAATAAAATCGAGCGAAGGAAAAATAACCAACTTAAAGTTATCTTTACCAGTGTGGCGGTGTAAAGTTTGTGGCTATCTTTGTGCTCGAGAAGAACCACCCGAAATCTGTCCAATTTGTAAAGCAAGAAAAGAAAGATTTGAAAGATTTATCTAATAATTTAAAAAATTTGTCCTTAGTTAAGAGACATTAAATAGTAATAATCAAGAGCATAATAATCTAAAATAATAACAAAAAATTATCAAAAATTCTCCTTTAAATAAATTAATCTTCAAGATTTAAGTTTTTTTGAAGAATTTAGATTGTTCATCCAGAACCAAAGGTTGTTTTGAATATAATAAATATTATTAAGAACCTTATTAAGTAATTTTAAGAAAATACTTATCTTATTAATTTAGTAAATATGCTTTAACACATTTACTCTAATTCCTTGACCTATTCTTTTTTTTAGTTATAATTTTTGTTATGCATTTTCATTTGCCAGTGGGTGAAGAAGAGATAGAAAAAAGT
The sequence above is a segment of the candidate division WOR-3 bacterium genome. Coding sequences within it:
- a CDS encoding ferredoxin-thioredoxin reductase catalytic domain-containing protein — translated: MIDQKLINYWYEKLKKEAEESGYFLNPDEEFTKNLIEGLLINQERYGYFACPCRLASGDKEKDLDIICPCDYRDQDINEYGNCYCGLYVSYDIYTGKKQVKTIPERRGKRKEIKSSEGKITNLKLSLPVWRCKVCGYLCAREEPPEICPICKARKERFERFI
- a CDS encoding glutaredoxin family protein, with amino-acid sequence MADKNKKKVILYALSTCVWCRKTKNLLSQLKIDYQCFDVDLLKSEEKEKVISEMKKYNPQLSFPTLVIDEDLVIIGYDEEKIKKELT